Proteins encoded together in one Bradyrhizobium sp. PSBB068 window:
- a CDS encoding bifunctional 3-(3-hydroxy-phenyl)propionate/3-hydroxycinnamic acid hydroxylase — protein MQDGSASQSYDVVIVGRGPVGATLANLLGLCGVRTLVLEREARAHHLPRAVHFDDECMRVFQTIGLADAILPQVILSPGMLFLDANGRMLLDWSRPLTLTPQGWNLSYRFHQPDLEEVLIGGLQRWPHVTMRNRCDVFALDQDETGVRVRYEDLSNGQLAEVRAGYVIGCDGARSLVRRFIGSGMDDLGFHERWLVVDVLLKRARDDLGDYSLQHCDPRRPATYVRGTGTRRRWEITVLPDEVSQEVTQPAKVWELLSRWITPEDAELERAAVYTFHSTIAQKWRDGRLLLAGDSAHQTPPFLGQGMCAGIRDAANLAWKLSAILGRHADGRLLDTYQSERQPHVREFVELAIRLGGLINTKAVEAGLAAGRAREKAPVKLEVKKPLLGPGLAPSDLPLAGHLAPQFTMPDGRRSDDAIGYAYVLLTEAAGVIPSPLQRAFGDAGVSIITGDTTAGVGTWLRDNGLKAALVRPDRYVLGTARNDAELERLAAAINHPTHVPSAA, from the coding sequence ATGCAGGATGGATCCGCTTCCCAGAGCTATGATGTCGTGATCGTCGGCCGCGGGCCCGTCGGGGCCACGCTCGCCAATCTGCTCGGCCTATGCGGCGTGCGGACGCTAGTGCTGGAGCGCGAAGCCCGCGCCCACCATCTCCCGCGCGCTGTACACTTCGACGACGAATGCATGCGCGTGTTCCAGACCATCGGTCTGGCCGATGCGATCCTGCCGCAGGTGATCCTCAGCCCCGGCATGCTCTTTCTCGACGCCAACGGCCGCATGCTGCTGGATTGGTCGCGTCCGCTGACGCTCACCCCGCAGGGCTGGAATCTCAGCTATCGCTTTCATCAGCCCGATCTTGAGGAGGTGCTGATCGGCGGCCTGCAGCGTTGGCCGCACGTGACGATGCGCAACCGATGCGACGTGTTCGCTCTCGACCAGGACGAGACCGGCGTGCGCGTGCGCTACGAAGACCTCTCCAACGGGCAGCTCGCCGAGGTGCGCGCTGGGTATGTGATCGGCTGCGACGGCGCCCGCTCGCTGGTGCGCCGCTTCATCGGCTCCGGCATGGACGATCTGGGTTTCCACGAACGCTGGCTCGTGGTCGACGTTCTGCTGAAGCGAGCTCGCGACGATCTCGGCGATTACAGCCTGCAGCATTGTGATCCCCGGCGGCCCGCCACCTATGTGCGCGGCACCGGCACGCGCCGCCGCTGGGAGATCACGGTTCTGCCCGACGAGGTTTCACAAGAGGTCACCCAGCCGGCGAAGGTCTGGGAGCTGCTGTCGCGCTGGATCACGCCCGAGGATGCCGAGCTTGAGCGCGCCGCTGTCTACACCTTCCATTCCACCATCGCGCAGAAATGGCGCGACGGCCGCCTGCTGCTCGCAGGTGATTCAGCCCACCAGACCCCGCCCTTCCTGGGTCAGGGAATGTGCGCCGGCATCCGCGACGCCGCAAACCTCGCCTGGAAGCTCAGCGCGATCCTTGGCCGCCATGCCGACGGCCGCCTGCTCGATACCTATCAGAGCGAGCGCCAGCCGCATGTCCGCGAATTCGTCGAGCTCGCCATCCGGCTCGGCGGCTTGATCAACACCAAGGCAGTCGAAGCCGGCCTCGCCGCCGGCCGGGCTCGCGAGAAGGCGCCAGTCAAGCTCGAGGTGAAGAAGCCCCTGCTCGGCCCCGGCCTTGCGCCGTCGGATCTGCCTTTGGCCGGGCATCTCGCGCCGCAATTCACTATGCCCGACGGCCGTCGCAGCGACGACGCCATCGGCTACGCCTACGTCCTGCTCACCGAGGCCGCCGGCGTCATCCCGTCCCCGTTGCAACGCGCGTTCGGCGATGCCGGCGTGTCGATCATCACTGGCGACACGACCGCGGGCGTCGGCACTTGGTTGCGCGACAACGGCCTCAAAGCCGCTCTCGTCCGGCCTGACCGCTACGTACTCGGTACCGCCCGAAACGACGCGGAACTCGAACGGCTCGCCGCCGCCATCAACCATCCCACCCACGTGCCGTCCGCGGCCTGA
- a CDS encoding molecular chaperone has product MFRCVRVSTNCLPAQFSKSIGIAMHHNSNLLAAFAVSLACMGAAHATALRVEPVLLELNAPAAAASLTLRNDDDAEVEVQTRVLRWSQSEGKESLEPTTDVVASPPAVRMAPHSDYVVRVVRVSKQPIQGEESYRVIVDQLPRAVGRQRGTVNLLVRQSIPAFFRGREISRPEVSWAFRTEAGKLTVVTRNAGDERLRIANLRLKDSTGATLSFGNGLLGYVLGRSSMSWTTLKYPQGFGSGGSISVTAETDKGPTHAVIESLARR; this is encoded by the coding sequence ATGTTCCGTTGCGTTCGCGTATCGACGAATTGCCTTCCGGCTCAATTTTCGAAATCGATCGGTATTGCGATGCATCACAATTCAAATTTGCTGGCCGCATTTGCCGTAAGCCTGGCATGCATGGGCGCTGCGCATGCCACAGCGCTTCGCGTTGAACCCGTCCTCCTGGAACTGAATGCCCCGGCCGCGGCGGCGTCCCTGACGCTGCGCAATGATGACGATGCCGAGGTCGAGGTCCAGACCCGCGTGCTTCGTTGGTCGCAGTCGGAAGGCAAGGAGAGCCTTGAACCGACAACGGACGTGGTGGCATCGCCGCCAGCCGTCAGGATGGCCCCTCATTCCGACTACGTCGTGCGAGTCGTGCGGGTGTCGAAGCAACCGATCCAGGGCGAAGAAAGCTATCGTGTCATCGTCGACCAACTACCGCGAGCAGTCGGCAGGCAAAGAGGTACCGTCAATCTCCTGGTACGACAGTCGATCCCGGCGTTTTTTCGCGGCCGCGAGATCAGCCGGCCAGAGGTCTCCTGGGCGTTCCGCACCGAAGCCGGTAAACTGACCGTCGTAACCCGCAATGCCGGCGACGAGCGGCTACGAATCGCAAACCTGCGGCTCAAGGATTCCACGGGAGCCACCCTGTCCTTTGGCAACGGCCTGCTCGGCTACGTGCTCGGGCGGTCCTCCATGAGTTGGACCACGCTGAAATATCCTCAGGGTTTTGGATCCGGCGGATCCATCTCTGTCACGGCCGAAACGGACAAGGGCCCGACTCATGCGGTTATTGAGTCGCTGGCTCGTCGGTAG
- a CDS encoding ABC transporter substrate-binding protein, whose amino-acid sequence MLRSVLSACLVAQLFAAPSFAADINVGILLSATGPAAAIGNAERNGTAFGPAEIAGKKVNYLFLDEASDATAAVSALRKLHEESKIDLLIGPTTTPGSFAVIEPAVEYETPMITLAPVNALVAPIDARRRWVFKTTTNDDHEATPLFANMKKSGVKKLALIGFGDSYGDAWSKVSADMAKAAGIELVANEKYARTDTTVVGQILKILAAGPDAVLIAASGAPAALPLLQLREKGYDGQIYGTLGATFGDFKKLTGAQGDGIFVPLSPAVGAASFPDEYPAKKSALEFIQRYEAKFGPGSRNIFAGTAYDALLLLEKAAPIALKTAEPGTPEFRQALRGAIESLKGVAGSRGVYNYGPDDHTGLDQSALVLGKLEKGEWVAVR is encoded by the coding sequence ATGCTGCGATCCGTGCTGAGTGCATGTCTTGTTGCGCAATTGTTCGCTGCGCCGAGCTTTGCCGCCGACATCAACGTCGGGATCCTTTTGTCCGCGACGGGCCCCGCCGCAGCCATCGGCAACGCCGAGCGCAACGGCACGGCCTTCGGTCCCGCCGAGATCGCAGGGAAGAAGGTCAACTATCTATTCCTCGATGAAGCTTCTGACGCTACGGCCGCCGTGTCGGCGCTGCGCAAGCTGCATGAGGAGAGCAAGATAGACCTGCTGATCGGGCCGACCACCACGCCGGGCTCCTTCGCGGTCATCGAGCCGGCGGTCGAGTACGAGACGCCTATGATCACGCTCGCGCCAGTCAATGCGCTCGTCGCACCGATCGACGCCAGGCGGCGTTGGGTGTTCAAGACCACAACCAACGACGATCACGAAGCAACGCCGCTGTTCGCGAACATGAAGAAGTCCGGGGTGAAGAAGCTGGCCCTGATCGGTTTTGGCGACTCCTATGGCGACGCCTGGAGCAAGGTCAGCGCCGACATGGCCAAGGCCGCCGGCATCGAGCTCGTCGCGAACGAGAAGTACGCCCGGACCGACACGACGGTGGTGGGACAGATATTGAAGATCCTCGCAGCCGGTCCGGATGCCGTTCTGATCGCGGCCTCGGGTGCGCCGGCGGCGCTTCCGCTATTGCAATTGCGCGAGAAGGGGTACGATGGTCAGATCTACGGCACGCTCGGCGCGACATTCGGCGATTTCAAGAAGCTCACAGGTGCCCAAGGCGACGGCATCTTCGTTCCACTGAGCCCCGCCGTCGGGGCCGCGTCCTTCCCCGACGAATATCCCGCGAAGAAGTCCGCACTGGAGTTCATCCAGCGCTACGAAGCGAAGTTCGGGCCGGGAAGCCGCAACATCTTCGCGGGAACGGCCTACGATGCCTTGCTGTTGCTCGAGAAGGCCGCCCCGATCGCTCTGAAGACCGCCGAGCCGGGTACGCCCGAGTTCAGACAGGCCCTGAGAGGCGCGATCGAATCCTTGAAGGGCGTTGCCGGGTCACGAGGCGTCTACAATTACGGACCCGACGACCACACGGGGTTGGACCAGAGTGCTTTGGTTCTGGGCAAGCTCGAAAAGGGCGAGTGGGTCGCGGTGCGCTGA
- a CDS encoding VOC family protein, producing the protein MEISALGYIGIGSSQLEQWSHMATKLLGMQQIDRGGKTRAFRMDDRRQRLIVDGGNDSGLAVMGWEVPTPAELDRLAARLESHGVVVTRGSRALADERHVRDLIQFADPAGNRLEAFCEPSLATDPFRPGRPISGFRTGALGMGHVVLNVEDVDLLLPFYRDVLGFHVSDFGLKPYSLYFFHVNGRHHSFAMVGSGRKALHHFMVELGTLDDVGQCYDLAQLDDGRVAYTLGRHTNDHMTSFYVNTPSGFFIEYGWGARVIDPVTWQPHETFDGPSLWGHERLYMPDEQRKRLRDMRIDAAQRGVRVPDPVVPPLNCAWLDAVVARE; encoded by the coding sequence ATGGAGATTTCCGCACTCGGCTACATCGGCATAGGCTCCTCGCAGCTGGAGCAGTGGAGCCACATGGCGACGAAGCTGCTCGGCATGCAGCAGATCGATCGCGGCGGAAAGACGCGGGCTTTCCGGATGGACGACCGCAGGCAACGTCTGATCGTCGACGGCGGCAACGACTCCGGTCTTGCGGTGATGGGCTGGGAAGTTCCGACCCCAGCGGAGCTTGATCGTCTCGCCGCCAGGTTGGAAAGCCATGGTGTCGTAGTCACGCGCGGATCGCGCGCGCTGGCCGATGAACGGCACGTTCGCGACTTGATCCAGTTCGCCGACCCCGCTGGCAACCGGCTTGAGGCGTTCTGCGAGCCGTCCCTCGCGACGGATCCGTTCCGACCGGGGAGGCCGATCTCCGGCTTCCGCACCGGCGCCCTCGGAATGGGACACGTCGTCCTGAACGTCGAGGACGTCGATCTTCTGCTGCCGTTCTATCGCGACGTGCTCGGCTTCCACGTGTCCGATTTCGGGCTCAAGCCCTACAGCCTGTATTTTTTCCATGTGAACGGACGCCATCACAGCTTTGCGATGGTGGGCTCCGGCCGGAAAGCGCTGCACCACTTCATGGTCGAACTCGGCACCCTCGACGACGTTGGTCAATGCTACGATCTTGCGCAGCTGGATGACGGGCGGGTCGCCTATACCTTGGGACGACACACCAACGATCACATGACGTCGTTTTACGTAAACACGCCGTCGGGCTTCTTCATCGAATACGGTTGGGGAGCTCGCGTCATCGACCCGGTTACCTGGCAACCGCATGAGACGTTTGATGGGCCATCGCTCTGGGGGCATGAGCGGCTCTATATGCCCGATGAACAGCGCAAGCGCCTACGTGACATGCGGATCGATGCGGCGCAGCGCGGCGTACGCGTGCCGGATCCAGTCGTGCCGCCTCTGAACTGCGCGTGGCTCGATGCCGTAGTTGCTCGGGAATAG
- a CDS encoding cytochrome P450 — translation MSIADLDAPTYDVDLYSDEVLRDPYPHYRAIRARGAAVWLPRHDLYAVGRFDDVRAALRNPTVFSSAEGVAANGTVNEMARGTTLASDAPLHDRLRAIIGAPLSPRALEEIGPQIRAEARRLVDDLVEQEQFDAVTDLAQHLPLTIVSKLVGLEDYGRGSMLRWASATFNVLGTMNERGCAAMTDFREMRSYLSVPDMRERLLPGSWGRRIFEAADRGEVEPERCPVLMRDYLGPSLDTTIFATANLILLFGRHPDQWELVRNDPKLIPNAINEALRLESPIRGFTRHAASNAALGDALVPAGSRVLLLYASANRDERKWQDPEKFDVRRRANDHLGFGNGTHMCAGLHLARLEMTALLEVLVEKVRSFDIGEPVLALNNVLRGLASLPVRVN, via the coding sequence ATGAGCATAGCCGATCTGGACGCGCCCACCTACGACGTCGATCTCTACAGCGACGAGGTTCTTCGCGACCCCTATCCTCACTATCGAGCTATCAGGGCGCGCGGCGCCGCCGTCTGGCTTCCTCGACACGATCTCTATGCCGTGGGTCGCTTCGATGACGTCCGAGCAGCGTTGAGGAATCCGACCGTCTTCTCGTCCGCGGAGGGCGTCGCAGCCAACGGCACCGTCAACGAAATGGCGCGGGGCACGACTCTTGCGAGCGACGCCCCCTTGCATGACCGGCTCCGGGCGATCATCGGCGCTCCTCTTTCGCCCCGAGCTCTCGAAGAGATCGGTCCACAGATCCGGGCGGAAGCAAGACGGCTCGTTGATGACCTCGTCGAGCAGGAGCAATTCGACGCGGTGACGGATCTGGCGCAACACTTGCCGCTCACGATCGTGTCCAAGTTGGTCGGCCTCGAAGACTACGGCCGGGGCAGCATGCTCAGGTGGGCGTCGGCCACGTTCAACGTGCTGGGCACGATGAACGAACGTGGCTGCGCCGCCATGACGGATTTTCGCGAGATGCGCTCCTACCTGAGCGTTCCGGATATGCGCGAACGGTTGCTGCCCGGGAGCTGGGGCAGGCGCATTTTCGAGGCCGCCGATCGTGGCGAGGTCGAGCCGGAGCGTTGTCCCGTCCTGATGCGGGACTATCTCGGGCCCAGCCTGGACACGACGATCTTCGCGACGGCTAATCTGATCCTGTTGTTCGGCAGACATCCGGATCAATGGGAGCTTGTCCGCAATGATCCTAAGCTGATCCCGAATGCCATCAACGAAGCCCTCCGCCTGGAGTCTCCGATCCGGGGCTTCACGCGTCATGCTGCCTCGAACGCTGCCCTCGGCGATGCGCTTGTTCCAGCAGGAAGCCGGGTGCTGCTGCTGTATGCGTCGGCCAACCGTGACGAGCGCAAATGGCAAGATCCGGAGAAGTTCGATGTGCGCCGGCGCGCCAACGACCATCTTGGTTTCGGAAACGGCACGCACATGTGCGCCGGCCTGCATCTCGCCCGTCTCGAAATGACGGCTCTTCTCGAAGTCCTCGTCGAGAAGGTGCGCAGCTTCGATATCGGTGAACCCGTGCTCGCCCTGAACAACGTGCTGCGTGGCCTGGCTTCTCTACCCGTAAGGGTGAATTAG
- a CDS encoding spore coat protein U domain-containing protein, whose amino-acid sequence MVIGLKRTLLLALFLALLLQLAASFSAHAQSCSVTSASGNYGSVDILAGGAVDTTSTFTVTCSGCALGCTVNACVQFNQGAPNSSNSVRSLGSGANAAIHELYSDSGRTQVWGSWGYGTTAYGSGGVSINLSLPLLGGPAQQSLTVYGRFLANQQATIPGTYVWSTTSPVVAYAAYLLASPNCSSNPGTTTNAGASPWTATIAGNCIVSTTPLNFGNASLLTSNIDGVGTISVKCTNTTPYSIGLDNGVNPSGSQRRMQAGSSFITYNLYTDAARTSAWTSTTSATTCTSGASTCVLGTGTALNQNVSVYGRVPPQTSPPAGSYADTIVVTVTF is encoded by the coding sequence GTGGTCATCGGCTTGAAGCGAACCCTGCTCTTGGCCCTGTTCTTGGCCCTGCTCCTGCAGCTTGCGGCATCATTTTCGGCTCACGCCCAAAGCTGCTCCGTTACCTCGGCGTCGGGCAACTACGGATCGGTCGACATTCTGGCCGGCGGCGCCGTCGATACGACCTCGACCTTTACCGTGACGTGCAGCGGCTGTGCCCTCGGCTGCACGGTCAATGCGTGTGTGCAATTCAACCAGGGGGCGCCCAACAGCAGCAATTCGGTTCGATCGCTGGGAAGTGGCGCGAATGCGGCAATCCACGAGCTGTATTCGGATTCAGGGCGCACGCAGGTCTGGGGATCCTGGGGATACGGAACCACCGCGTATGGCTCCGGCGGCGTCAGCATCAATCTGAGTCTTCCACTTTTGGGCGGACCCGCGCAACAAAGTCTGACTGTCTATGGGCGCTTCCTGGCCAATCAGCAGGCAACGATACCCGGAACCTACGTCTGGAGCACGACGTCTCCGGTCGTCGCCTACGCGGCCTATCTTCTGGCAAGCCCGAATTGCTCATCGAATCCGGGAACGACGACAAATGCCGGCGCCTCGCCCTGGACGGCGACAATCGCCGGAAATTGCATTGTTTCGACAACCCCACTCAATTTCGGCAACGCTTCGCTGTTGACGTCAAACATTGACGGCGTTGGAACGATTTCAGTGAAGTGCACCAATACGACCCCGTACTCGATCGGTCTCGATAACGGAGTGAACCCAAGCGGCAGCCAGCGGCGCATGCAGGCAGGTTCGAGCTTCATCACATACAATCTCTATACCGACGCGGCCCGGACCAGCGCCTGGACAAGTACGACATCCGCCACGACCTGCACTTCTGGTGCCAGTACCTGTGTCCTTGGTACAGGAACAGCGTTGAACCAGAATGTTTCAGTCTATGGGCGCGTTCCGCCGCAGACCTCACCACCCGCCGGAAGCTACGCGGACACCATCGTCGTCACCGTGACCTTCTAG
- a CDS encoding fumarylacetoacetate hydrolase family protein — protein MKLLSFVADGRASFGAVKDNGVVDLGARMPECASLRQLLETNRVAEATALVAANAADRAIDKIAFAPVIPDPGKIICVGLNYRDHVAETGRTVTEKPALFARFACSQVGHMQPIVRPKVSDNFDYEGELALVIGKEGRHIPAGQALDHVAGYACYNEGSVRDWQRHTSQFLSGKTFANSGSFGPWLVTRDEIPDPSKLTLQTRLNGTVVQHTTTDLLITGIPELITYISTICPLVPGDVIVTGTPGGVGLKRTPPLWMKPGDTVEVEISGIGVLQNSVIAE, from the coding sequence ATGAAGCTGCTTTCTTTCGTCGCCGACGGCCGTGCCTCCTTTGGCGCCGTCAAGGACAACGGCGTCGTCGATCTCGGTGCGCGCATGCCCGAATGCGCCTCGCTACGGCAGTTGCTCGAGACCAACCGCGTCGCCGAAGCGACCGCATTGGTCGCAGCCAACGCGGCCGACCGCGCGATCGACAAGATCGCCTTCGCGCCGGTCATCCCGGACCCCGGCAAGATCATCTGTGTCGGTCTTAACTACCGGGACCATGTCGCCGAGACCGGCCGCACCGTCACCGAGAAGCCGGCGCTGTTCGCGCGCTTCGCCTGCAGCCAGGTCGGCCACATGCAGCCGATCGTCAGGCCGAAGGTCAGCGACAATTTCGACTATGAGGGCGAGCTCGCGCTGGTGATCGGCAAGGAAGGACGCCACATCCCGGCCGGCCAAGCGCTCGACCATGTCGCAGGCTACGCCTGCTACAACGAGGGCAGCGTCCGCGACTGGCAGCGGCATACCAGCCAGTTTCTTTCCGGCAAGACCTTTGCCAACAGCGGCAGCTTCGGCCCTTGGCTGGTGACGAGGGACGAAATCCCCGATCCGTCAAAGCTCACGTTGCAGACCCGCCTCAACGGCACCGTCGTGCAGCACACGACGACCGATCTGTTGATCACCGGAATCCCCGAGCTGATCACCTACATCTCTACGATCTGCCCGCTGGTCCCCGGTGACGTCATCGTCACGGGCACGCCCGGCGGTGTCGGTTTGAAGCGCACGCCGCCGCTATGGATGAAGCCCGGTGACACTGTCGAGGTCGAAATCTCCGGGATCGGCGTCCTCCAGAACTCCGTGATCGCTGAGTAA
- a CDS encoding DNA-binding transcriptional regulator, translating into MSKERTSDGRPKASAGVRAFKRGLDVLTEVNRSGGVRAADVARALDLPRPTVYRLLETLEELGYIARSASDDRYRVTRLASSLGDGYNPSVVICQAAAPYLNELSKTLVWPVDLSTYENAAMVVQETTHSRSPMSIDRGMIGKRLPILRTSAGRAYLAASAERERNLIVNHLRRIDEADDRPFLGGDWLERMIAETRERGYGVRNEGEYNPKTASIAVPIVRDEAVFGCISIIWIRSALSLEDAVSQFVMPMRQAAAAITIDG; encoded by the coding sequence ATGTCCAAGGAGCGGACGAGCGACGGACGGCCGAAAGCCTCGGCGGGGGTCCGCGCCTTCAAGCGCGGGCTGGACGTCCTCACCGAGGTCAACAGGTCCGGCGGCGTGAGGGCCGCAGACGTGGCGCGCGCGCTCGATCTTCCCCGGCCGACCGTCTACCGGCTGCTCGAGACCTTGGAGGAACTCGGCTATATCGCTCGTTCGGCGAGCGACGACCGCTATCGCGTGACTCGGTTGGCCTCCAGCCTCGGGGACGGCTACAATCCCAGCGTCGTCATCTGCCAGGCGGCGGCGCCCTACCTCAACGAGTTGAGCAAGACTCTCGTCTGGCCCGTCGACCTTTCCACCTATGAGAACGCCGCGATGGTGGTCCAGGAGACCACCCATTCTCGCAGTCCAATGTCGATCGACCGCGGGATGATCGGCAAACGCCTACCCATCCTTCGGACATCGGCCGGTCGAGCCTATCTGGCGGCCTCGGCGGAGCGCGAGCGAAACTTGATCGTCAATCATTTGCGGCGGATCGATGAGGCGGATGACCGCCCCTTCCTCGGCGGCGACTGGCTCGAACGCATGATCGCGGAGACCCGTGAGCGGGGTTACGGAGTCCGCAACGAGGGAGAATACAATCCCAAGACGGCATCGATCGCGGTGCCGATCGTCCGGGACGAGGCCGTCTTCGGCTGCATTTCGATCATATGGATCCGTTCCGCCCTTTCTCTAGAGGACGCGGTTTCGCAGTTCGTGATGCCAATGCGCCAAGCTGCGGCCGCAATCACGATCGACGGCTAA
- a CDS encoding fimbrial biogenesis outer membrane usher protein: MILYAGRARAGENQTNLQLDVVINSVPARTIGSFVRFDNGRIGGTLDELESLGLRPRRPLRPDEIIALDDIPTLKYRYEERTQRIFIIVDEAGRKPQLLDAGGSSGNVPRAQADPGAVLNYDLLTSTSNISTSRSIGLANTSLLLDARAFSPYGTAEQSAIIRSGPQQPAQATRLNSSFQYSDQDRMISYVAGDTINGGLAWSRPVRIGGLQAQRDFTLRPDLITAPLATIGGSAAVPSTVDVYVNNIRTFSQDVASGPFSVNNVPLISGAGTTQLVVRDSAGHETRTSAPFYANANLLAPGLSNWSVEAGLPRLSYGSSSDVYVGSPVGSATLRRGIYDGLTAEAHAEGGAGVINGGIGGVLRTGTMGVAAVALAGSGSGSGTNRGMQTYASYETRLFDVSISASSQHTFGTYDDLASATARLQNIVTFNGGLQNLNGLFNYLPGGVASLSNSFAYVTGIYGSARAPVALDRITFSTPMPFDSRASLSASFVDLRDASGNRSNIVTASYSRSLPYNASIFTTVFHDFGTKKNTGMFAGLSMPLGDSASITSGVSSGRSGTVGSVDAVKSLGPEPGSYGWRVHDSEGSASYREATASYRSSYGTVQAGASQAGSGAVGSLELRGSITTMGGGVFLSNWIDDSFAVVTTGVPDVEVLNENRRAGVTDSRGMLLIPTLRSYQNNKIAIDPTNLPVDNEAATTHDIAAPADRAGILVRFDVRKETTAALVTFVGPDNRVLPAGAVGRMTGGGEFVVGYDGQAYIKGLSSTNEVEIDLAEMRCRTTFGFVPKPGEQVRIPGVVCR, encoded by the coding sequence ATGATCCTCTATGCCGGGCGTGCTCGCGCGGGCGAAAACCAGACAAACCTGCAACTCGACGTCGTGATCAACTCGGTGCCTGCCCGAACGATCGGATCGTTCGTCCGGTTCGATAACGGTCGCATCGGAGGAACGCTGGACGAATTGGAGAGCCTCGGACTGCGTCCGCGCCGGCCGCTTCGACCGGACGAGATCATCGCGCTCGATGATATCCCGACCCTGAAGTATCGATACGAGGAGAGAACACAGCGGATATTCATCATCGTCGACGAAGCCGGGCGCAAGCCGCAGCTGCTTGACGCAGGCGGCTCCAGTGGCAACGTGCCGAGGGCGCAGGCCGATCCTGGCGCGGTGCTGAATTATGATCTGCTGACTTCAACCAGCAACATCTCGACGTCGAGATCGATCGGGCTCGCCAACACATCGCTCTTGCTCGATGCCCGCGCGTTCTCGCCTTACGGCACCGCCGAACAGTCGGCGATCATCCGCAGTGGTCCGCAGCAGCCTGCGCAGGCGACGAGGCTGAATTCGTCTTTCCAGTATTCCGACCAGGACCGGATGATCAGCTACGTCGCAGGGGATACGATCAACGGCGGACTCGCCTGGTCGCGTCCGGTCAGGATCGGCGGCTTGCAGGCCCAACGCGATTTTACCCTGCGGCCCGATCTCATTACCGCGCCGCTCGCGACGATCGGTGGTAGCGCGGCAGTGCCGTCGACCGTCGATGTCTATGTCAACAACATCAGGACATTTTCTCAGGATGTCGCGTCCGGCCCTTTCAGCGTGAACAACGTTCCGCTGATTTCGGGCGCCGGCACGACGCAGCTCGTGGTGCGGGATTCGGCAGGTCACGAAACCCGGACCTCGGCGCCGTTTTATGCGAACGCGAACCTGCTTGCGCCCGGGCTAAGCAACTGGTCGGTGGAGGCCGGATTGCCGCGCCTGTCCTACGGTTCGAGCAGCGACGTCTATGTTGGCTCGCCAGTCGGATCCGCGACCCTGCGGCGCGGCATCTACGACGGGTTGACGGCAGAGGCACACGCCGAAGGCGGAGCCGGCGTCATCAACGGCGGGATCGGTGGTGTCCTGAGGACCGGGACGATGGGTGTTGCGGCCGTGGCCCTGGCCGGCAGCGGCAGCGGCAGCGGCACGAACCGCGGCATGCAGACCTATGCATCCTACGAGACCCGGCTGTTCGACGTGAGCATTTCGGCCAGCTCGCAACACACCTTCGGCACCTATGACGACCTTGCCTCGGCCACTGCGCGATTGCAGAACATCGTGACGTTCAACGGCGGCCTGCAGAACCTGAACGGTCTGTTTAACTACCTGCCCGGCGGCGTCGCTTCGCTGTCGAACTCGTTTGCCTATGTGACGGGCATCTATGGCAGCGCCCGTGCGCCGGTCGCACTCGATCGGATCACTTTCAGCACCCCGATGCCGTTCGACTCCAGGGCCAGCCTCAGTGCAAGCTTTGTCGATCTGCGCGATGCCTCGGGCAATCGTTCGAATATTGTGACGGCTTCCTACTCGCGTTCGTTGCCGTACAATGCGTCGATATTCACCACCGTCTTCCACGATTTCGGTACCAAGAAGAATACCGGCATGTTTGCCGGTTTGAGCATGCCCCTTGGCGACTCTGCTTCGATCACGAGCGGGGTTTCAAGCGGACGGAGCGGTACAGTCGGTAGCGTCGATGCCGTCAAGTCGCTTGGGCCGGAGCCCGGCAGTTATGGCTGGCGCGTGCACGATTCCGAAGGCTCGGCAAGTTACCGGGAGGCCACAGCTTCCTACAGGTCGAGCTACGGCACCGTCCAGGCCGGCGCAAGTCAGGCCGGATCCGGCGCGGTGGGATCGCTGGAATTGCGCGGTTCGATCACGACCATGGGAGGCGGCGTTTTCCTTTCGAACTGGATCGACGACAGCTTCGCGGTGGTCACGACCGGCGTGCCGGATGTCGAGGTCCTCAACGAGAACCGCCGGGCGGGCGTCACCGATTCCCGCGGCATGTTGCTGATACCGACGCTTCGGTCCTACCAAAACAACAAGATCGCGATCGATCCGACGAACCTTCCAGTCGACAACGAAGCGGCAACGACGCATGACATCGCAGCTCCCGCCGATCGCGCCGGGATACTCGTCAGATTCGATGTCCGCAAGGAGACGACGGCCGCGCTGGTTACCTTTGTTGGACCTGACAATCGTGTTCTGCCGGCCGGCGCCGTCGGCCGCATGACCGGTGGAGGAGAGTTTGTCGTCGGCTATGACGGACAGGCCTACATCAAGGGACTGTCGTCAACGAACGAAGTCGAGATCGACCTGGCCGAAATGCGCTGCCGTACAACGTTTGGGTTTGTCCCGAAGCCCGGCGAACAGGTCCGGATCCCCGGAGTGGTGTGCCGATAA